In Candidatus Cloacimonas sp., the genomic stretch AGACAATGAATGAATTTAACGGTAGATATTTTGTTTTAGGACATCTCCTTTCGCCCTTGGATGGCTACGGACCTGAACAAATAAATACCCCTATGCTGCTAAGAAGGATCGATGTCCTGCATCCGGAAGAATTGATTTTAGCCCTGAAACCCTCTGCGGAAGGTGAAACTACCATCCATTTTCTCTGGGAATTGTTGAAAGATTCAAACATTAATATTACTCGTCTTTCAACTGGTATACCCTTCGGAGCAGAATTGGAATATAGTAATTTAAACACTTTAGCCAACGCTTGGAAACGCAGATATACTGTTCAATAAAATGTTTACTGGCATCATAGAAACAACTGGAAAAATTGCAGGAATCCGTCCTGATAAGGGAAAACGCAATTTTAGCATCTGCAAACCGGCCATTTTTGATGACTTGAAAATAGGTTCCAGCGTTGCCTGTGATGGTATTTGCCTTACTGTTATTGGCTTCGATCCTAAATATTTTACGGTCGAGATAATGAATGAAACACTGGAAAAAACCACCGCTAAGAATTGGACTATTGGCGATACATTAAATCTGGAACGAGCGCTAAAACTCAATTCCCGTTTGGATGGACACCTTGTGCAAGGGCACATAGATAGAACTTTGCGTTTGCTAACGCTTTTGAATATTAAAGGAACGAACTATCTGCGTTTGGAAATGCCCCATA encodes the following:
- the recR gene encoding recombination mediator RecR, with translation MIFSENLEKLIQSLNRFPGIGRKSAQRLAWYLVSQDKNFALELADTIKTTVESFKICSKCNMLSETDPCPFCTSLDRLDSRLCVVENSSDIQILETMNEFNGRYFVLGHLLSPLDGYGPEQINTPMLLRRIDVLHPEELILALKPSAEGETTIHFLWELLKDSNINITRLSTGIPFGAELEYSNLNTLANAWKRRYTVQ
- a CDS encoding riboflavin synthase; protein product: MFTGIIETTGKIAGIRPDKGKRNFSICKPAIFDDLKIGSSVACDGICLTVIGFDPKYFTVEIMNETLEKTTAKNWTIGDTLNLERALKLNSRLDGHLVQGHIDRTLRLLTLLNIKGTNYLRLEMPHKERNLMAPQGSIALNGVSLTIADIYSNYFSVALIGHTIEHTNLSSLKPGNFVNVEFDVIGKYIMNSKDMYNEIK